From Qipengyuania psychrotolerans:
CTTCATTCAATAGCGCGTCCAGATTGTCAGCAGTTGGCTCGGTTATCTCGAATGTCACTTCGCCCAAAGCTTCGGCCTTGCGCGACATCCGGCGGAAGTCCGAACGCCGGCGCGAGTTGAAATGGCTTTCCGGTTCGATCCACGAGGCATCGAGTTTGATTTTGGGCATGGCGCGTGCCTGCTGGGTCGAAACGATGACCCTCCCCTTGCCGCGGTAGGCCTGCGAAAGAAGCTGGAGAAATGGGGTATCGGTGGGATGGTGCCCAAGCCGGATGGGCATGCCGGAATTAGCGATCAGCTGGGCAAGCTGGCGCTGGGACTGCTCGTCCCCTGCTGTAACTTCGATCGATTCCCATAAGTCTTCCGCGCCCAGCAATATCTGGCGGCGCGGCCCAGAAGCAGGTTCCGCGAAAGGCGCAATGGCAAGAGGTTTCGAAGGAGGTCCGACCACGACCGCCTTCACAGCTCCGCGCGCGAGCGTTTCTTCATAGGCTTTCGCCCAGATATACTGGCGCATAGGGGTGCTGGGCTGTGCGGGGATCGCGTCCCAGGCATCCGGTCCGATGTCCGACAAGTGTATCGCGGCAGCTTCCATGGTCGGGAGAATCTACAGCAAGTCGCCCGAAACCGCAGACGCTCATTAGGTGTAACGCATTGGGGGCAAGACAGCGGAAATTAACGGCTTTTCTGGTTGGCATTGGCAATATCTGCCCCTGCGGCTCTGGCGCAGTGTCCGACAATCAAGCTAGTCTGCGGCCGCCAAGTCTTCCCAGGAGAAACACCGGGTATGGAAGAAGTCGAGTGCATCGTGATCGGCGCAGGCGTCGTGGGCTTGGCCTGCGGGGCGGCAATCGCTCGCTCTGGACGTGAAGTGCTTGTTCTAGAGGCCGAATCCGCAATCGGACTGCACGCAAGCAGCCGCAATTCGGAAGTTATCCATGCCGGTATCTATTATCCGCAAGGCAGCTTGAAAGCCAAGCTTTGTCGGCGCGGGAAAGAGCAGCTGTATGCCTATGCTAAAGATCGCAAATTGCCGCACAAGCGCCTTGGCAAGTTGATTGTGGCGACCTGCGCTGACCAGATTGACCAGCTGGAGGAAATTCGTGCGCGGGCCGCGGCGAACGGTGTTACCGATCTGCGAATGCTGGACCGCGCAGAGGCCCAGGAAATGGAACCGGCGGTCGAGTGTCATGCCGCGCTCCATTCCCCGTCGACCGGCATCATCGACAGTCATGCGCTGATGCTTTCACTTCAAGCCGATCTGGAAGAGGCCGGCGGCATGGTGGTGTTGCGAACGCCGATCACCGTCTGCAGCGTCGAAAGTGGCGGCTTCATCGTAGAAACGGCAGGCAAAGAGTCCCTGCGATTGCGCGCGCGGCAAGTGGTGAATTGCGCCGGGATGATGGCACCGCAAGTGGCGCGGCAATTTGCCGGGCTGGATGCGTCGACCATTCCCGAACCGCATTTCTCGATCGGCCACTATTACCGGCTGGCCGGACCTTCTCCATGCAAACGGCTGGTATATCCCGTGCCGGAGCAAGGCGGCCTGGGGGTTCACCTGACGCTGGATCTTGGAGGCCAAGCCAGGTTCGGGCCGGACGTGCGCTGGATCGATGAAATCGATTATCGTTTCGACGATAGCAGAGCCGACGAATTCGTGGCCGCAATCAGGACATATCTGCCCGGTATCGACCGCGAAAACCTGTCGGCGGACTACACCGGGATAAGACCAAAGATTGTCGGACCCGGCCAGCCGGCAGCCGATTTTCGGATAGATAGCCAGAAGGTGCACGGAGTGGCCGGTCTGGTGAACCTGTTCGGAATCGAATCGCCCGGTTTGACCTCCAGCCTTGCCATTGCGGATTACGTCGCGGGATTGCTGCCATGTCGGTCGGCCCTGCCGCCCTCAAGCCATTGACGCGAGGCCATCGCGATTCAGACACGTGCGGCGGTGTGCTACGGACTTGGCATTACTGACGCCGAAAGGTAACCGGGACTAATGGATATCTCGCCGTCCGAACCGACCCTGAATTTCTGTCAGGCCTGTGCCGTACGCAATCGGGCGATCTGCGCCGATCTTGATCCGGGCGAACTCCAGGCCCTCAATTCGATCGGCCGCAGGCGCAAGGTCGAAGCTGGCGAACAACTGCTATGGGAAGGCGATGACGCGATTGTCGTCGCGAATGTCGTCGAAGGCCTGCTGAAACTCTCGACCCAGACTGCGGAAGGCAAGGAGCAGATTCTTGGCCTGGCCTATCCATCGGATTTTCTCGGCCGGCCGTTCGGCGAGAAAACACCTTATGGGGTCGAAGCCCTGACCCCGGCACTGGTGTGCACATTCCAGCGGACGGATTTTGACCGGTTTGCACGCGAACATCCGCGGCTCGAGCATAAGCTCCTCGAACGGACGTTGGCGGAACTGGACCGCACGCGCCGTTGGATGTTGCTGCTGGGCCGGATGAATGCAGAGCAGAAAGTAGCGACGTTTCTGCTGGAGATGGCGGACCGATTGGCGCCGAGTACGTGCGGCGCGGATGTCGGCAGTCTTGGCCAGATGGAATTGCCGCTTTCGCGCCAGCAGATCGCCGATGTCCTCGGCCTCACCATCGAGACCGTAAGTCGTCAGCTGTCGAAAATGCGCAGCGAGAACGTGATCGACCTCCCCTCACGCCGAGAAGTTGTAATTGTCGACCGCGGCGGCCTCGAAGACCGCTCAGCCTGAACTTTGTCTGGCGACGCGGTCTGATCCTATTCCCTGTGTCCGGCTTCTTCACCGTGCCGAATAACGCGGTTTCGAGACTGGTGGACTTGGTCCTTGCGGTGATGTTCCTGGCCGGAAGCCGTGTGGGGGCGCGACCTTGCGATGAGTTTTCCGCAACCTACCGGGTCGGGCAAATCTGGGCGGAGATGTGACTTGCCCGCTTAGGCGACCCTAAATGCCTTGCTTGGCAACTGCCCTGGCAGTTGCAGCCGCGAAATCTTCCCACGTCGAATGGCTAAGCTGAGTGTCCATGACGTCGAACTGATTCTCGGCGATCACTGCGCCGTCTTCATCGCGCACGATAGCTTCAGCCTGGCGCGATGTGGGCGCCTTGATCGTGATAGCCAATCGCTTGCCCGGGGCCGCTTCCGCGACCTGTTCTGCGAACATGGTGCAAACGTCCTCGGCACTTGCTCCAGCGTGGCTGGGGTCGTCGAATTGGCAAATAACGTCAGTGGTCATGGTCCGCCCTTCTCCATGGACAGCTTGCGATACGCAACCGGCAATCGCCAATGCGGCTAAGGGAGTGAGCATCCTGATCATGCAGCAATCGATGGCGCACGCGGCCTTGCCATGTGCTGAACCCTATTCGCGGAACGCGGTTTCGCTGAGGCGCGTGATTGGCGTGAGAATGTACTGCAGCACCGTGCGCTTATCGCCGAGCAGGCTAACATCGGCGATCATGCCAGAACCGATGGGCAGTTCTTGTCCTCCTGGCCCGGTCAGGGTTTCCTGTGCTGTCACCCGCACCGCGTAGTAGATTTCACCGGTCTGTGGATCTTGGATCGAGTCGGCGGAGATATTCGTAACCTCGCCATCGAGAGACCCGTAAACCGTTTGATCGTACGCGGTAATGCCGATCTTCGCCTTCTGCCCGATCCGGACATTGCCAATGTCCTGCGGTGCAATCCGCGCTTCGATCAGCAGGGTGTCGTCGCCGGGCACGAGCTCGACCAATGGCTCGCCGGGGGACACTGCGCTCCCGCGCGTCGAAACAAGAACCCGGCTGACAAGGCCCTTTGTCGGTGCACGCAGGACCGTGCGCTCGAACCGGTCTTGCAGAGCCGTAATCGAACTGGATCGCGAGTCGAGTTCAGCCTGTGCAATCGCGAGTTCGCTTGCCGCTTGCTCGCGCCAGTCCTGCTGGATGCGGGCAAGGTTCGCATTTGCTTCGGCGACCTGCGCCTGCGAACTGGCCAGCATGGCTCGTGCGCCTGCCAGGTCACTACGCGCGCTCGAAGCATCGCTCTCGGCGCGCGTCAGGCTGAGCCGGGGCTCGATCCCGTTCTCGACGAGCGGCCGCACCATGGCCAGTTCGTTCTCGGTCCGGGTGAGCGTGCTTTGCCTGGAGGCTACTGCTGCCTGCGCCTCGTTGACACCCTGTCGCGCCCGCTCAAGCTGGGCTCGTCCTGCCGACAATGCGCTGCGCAAAGCGGACTGGCGCGACGAGTAGAGAGCGCGCTCGACTTCTAACTGGCGCGCGGCCTCGGCATCGGCCGGAGCCGGATAGCGCGGAGCGCGGCCGCCAATCTCGGCGGTCAACCGTGCCACCTTCATGTCGAGGGCCTCCGCCGCCGAAGTATTGCTTCCGAGGTTCGCGCCTGTTTCAGTCGGATCGAGCCTCAGAAGCGGTGCGCCCTGCGCCACTTCGTCACCGGGTTCGACCAGGATTTCTTCGAGTATCCCGCCCTCAAGGCTCGTGATGACCTGCAGGTCACTGCTGGAGACAACCCGGCCCATGCCGCGCACGGTGCGGTCGATTTCTGCAATCGCCGCCCACAGCAGAAACAGGATGAAGAATAACGTGATGCCCCAGAACAGCCATCTCGAGGCGCGTCCGGGCTCGATCTCGTCGATCCAGTCTTCAATATGGCGCTCGGGCGGGTCCTCTCCGGCAAGCTCTGGTTCGGATTGCGATTGGATCGGCAGATTCACGGCTGCTGCCCTCCCTTCGCCAGCTTTGCCAGCACAGCATCGCGCGGGCCATCTGCAATGACCTTGCCGCGATCTAGGATGATGATCCGGTCGACCAGCTTCAGCAACGGCTGGCGGTGCGTGATGACGATCAACGTACGCCCTTTGAGATCGCCTTCGAGCCGTTCGATGAGGCCGGTTTCCGACTGCGCATCCATAGCGCTCGACGGCTCGTCCATGACCACGATCGGGGGTTTGCCTGCCAACGCCCGCGCAATCGCGACCGACTGGCGTTGCCCGCCCGACAGGCCCTCGCCCCGGTCCACCAGCTTGAGATCGTAGCCATTGGCGATGCGCGAAACAAACTGGTCGGTCCCGGAAAGACGCGAGGCGCGAAGCATCTCGTCATCATCGATAAAGGGACGCTCGAGAACGATATTTTCGCGGATCGAGCCTGAAAACAGAGCCGGTTCCTGCAGGATCGAGCCGATCTGGGCGCGCATCGAATACGGATCGAATTGCGCAACATCCAGACCGTCAATCAGGACCATGCCTTGTTGCGGCGGATACAGCCCGAGGATCATTCGAGCGACAGTTGACTTGCCCGACCCAACCCGGCCGAGAAGGGCCACATGTTCGCCCGGCTCGATCTTGAGATTCACCTTCTCCAGAGCTGGCGTAGAAGTGTCGGGGTACTGGAAGGTCACGTCCCGCAGTTCAATCGAACCTGATGTCGAGCCCGGTTGGAGAGGCTCGCTTTCAGGGCCTTCGCTGGGCTGCTCCATCAAAATACGGACCTGCCGATAGGCCGTGCGGGTCGCGGTAATGCGCCCGACAAGCTGAGATATCTGCGCGAGCGGTGCGATGGCGCGGCCAGCAAGGATGGAGCAAGCGATCAGGCCGCCCAGCGTCAGATTGTTCGCCGCCACTGCGAAGACGCCGACAATAACAACGCCAGCGTAGGAGATAACTCCGGCGGATGTGGCGAAAGTGGTCCCGATCGAGGAAATCAGCCGCTGCCGCATATTGCTGCGCGAATGTTCCTGCACCGCATCGCGCCATCGGCGCTTGAGCATGTCGTGCGCCCCGGAAACCTTGACGTGTTCAATACTTCCGACCGTCTCGATCAGCACGGACTGCTTGAGCAAGCCCTCGCCGAATGTCTTGGCCGCGATCCGCTGGAGCGCCGGCTGTGCCGCCAATCCGACGAGAACGACCAATGGCACCATCAAGGCCGGCACCAATACTACCCAGCCGCCAATCACGGCCACGACGATCAGGGTAATGATAATGAACGGCAGATCGACCACAGCGACCAAAGTAGCCGAGGCGAAAAAGTCGCGAATTGTCTCAAGTTCGCGGATCATGCCGGTCAACTGGCCGGTGGACCCCCTGCGAAGCTCGAGCCGCATTGCCAGCAAGCGATCGAACGCGTCTTCGCCCACTTCCTGATCAATCCGCGTCCCTGCGAAATCGACAAAATATGCGCGCAGCAGCTTCAGGATGAAATCAAACAGGATGATGACGCCCAGCCCGATCGACAAGGCGAGCAGTGAGCCGAAGGCAGAGTTTGGAACGACGCGGTCGTAAACCGTCATCGTGAACAATGCGCTGGCGAGGCCGAACAGATTGATCAGCGCCGCTGCAATCGCAACTTTCGAATAGGTGCGCCAATTGCGCCTGATCGGCTGCCACAGCCAATCAGCAATCCGTTTGTCCGGCATTTCGACGAGCGTATTGTCGCTCACTATGTAGCAGTCCCTTGTTCGAGCCCGAGCGTGTCGAGCAACCGTCCGGTCCGCAGGAGCAGGATATACCGCGCCTGGTCAAGCTCGGTCAGCGCCTGAATGTAAGCGCTGGCAGCATCTAGATAGACGTTCTGCGCGTCGGCAACGTCGAACAGGCTTCCCCGCAAGGCTCCGAACCTGGCCACCACAATGTCGCGCGATTGGCGTGACGCCTTGTACGCATCTTCCAGTGCTGCGAGCTGGGTTTCCAAGGCCTGCACGTCGGACCACGCGATTTCCGCGTCGCGGATCGCTTCTTCGCGAATGCGGTCGGCCACGGCATCTGCCGCATCGGCTTCCGCACCGGCGGCACGGGCGCGCTCCCACACGCCCCCGCCGAATATGCGCCACGTCAGGTCCAGCGTTGCGCGCGTGTCGTAATCTTTGCGGCTGGGCTCCGTGAAGCCATACCGCGCACTGTCGATCCGCGCGGACAGGCGTGGCAGTCTCTGTGCTCCAGCGGCATCTGCATCTGCATCGCGCGCATCGGCTACCGCCTGGGCGCTTTTGACCTGCGGCGCCGTTTCGGCCGCCAGGGCAGCATATTCCTGCGATATCTGGGTGGCATCAAGGATAGGCGGGCGGAGCAGGCCTTCAGGCGCTTGCGTACCGCTCAATTGGCGGAACCGCGCTTCGGCGCTGGCGCGGCGGCGTGTGATCTGAGCGAGCTGAACCATGGCCTGAGCCTTCAAGGAAGCGACCCGTGCCCTATCCCCTTCGGCTGATACGCCGCGTTCGATCCGCTTTTCGACTGCTGCTGCCAGTCCGTCCTGCGCAGCCAGGTAGCCTTCGAGCAGACGCTCGAGCGACTGGAAAGCAAACACCTGTGTCCACGCGGATGTCACGTCCCCTGCAACCTCGCTGGTGCGCGCTTCGCGGTCATATCCGGCGGCTCGCAATCTTGCCGTCGCGGACCTCACAGAGGCATCAATGGCGCCAAAATCCCAGAGCGTATGCGCATAGTTGAGATTGAAATCGACGCGTTCACGCGGTCGAGACCGCTCGAGAAAGTTGCTCGGATCGTCGGTGAAGTTCCGTTCCAGCGTAGTGAACCCGGTCACGCCAAGATCGACTGTGGGCATGTAGGCACTGCGCGCTTCGGAAAGCCGGGCGTCGGCTACTTCTTCCAGTGCACGCGCTTCGCGCCCGGTCGGGCTTTCTTCGAGCGCCGCTACGACAATTGTCCGAAAAGCTTCGGCGTCTGCCGTCGCATCGGCAAGCGCGAGCACGGGATCATCGGTAAAATCGATCGCGAGCGGGCGCGCCTCGGGCTCCGGCAATCCTTCTGCGGGATCTGCCTGGATGCCCTGTTCCTGGGCACGTGCAGCCGAGGCTGGCAGAGCAATAGCTGCGCCCAGCGCCATCAGCAGTCCCGATCCAGAAAGCAGCCTCACGAACCCTCCACAAGGGAGCGCCTTATCATCCCGTGCACATCAAAACAGCAAAAATCCTTGGAATGCAGAGACGTGCGGCTGTGCCGCTGCCTTCACGCCAGCGCCATGTGCCGCTTCAGATGATGGTCGATATTGCCGAATTCGGAGTCGAAAATGGTCAGCCGCTTGAAATAGTGACCGATAGCATATTCATCCGTGACGCCGTTTCCGCCGTGAATCTGAACAGCTTCCTGACCGATATATCGCGCCGCCTTACCGACACCGACCTTGGCCGCAGAAACAGCGCGCTTGCGCTCTGTTTCGTCCGCATCGAGGCGCAAGGTGGCGAGATAGGTCAGCGATACCGACTGCTCGTACTCCGTGTACATATCGACCATCCGGTGCTGGAGCACCTGGAATGAACCGATTGCCACGCCGAACTGCTTGCGCTGCCGCGAGTATTCGACGGTCATCGCGTGGGCGACCTTCATCGCACCGCAGGCCTCTGCGCATTGGGCGGCAATCGCTTCGTCGGTCACGCGCTCGATAAGCGGGAGAGCAGCGCCCTCCTCGCCGATAAGTGCGTCAGCCGGCACCGAGACATTTTCGAAATAGATTTCGGAAGCCCGGCGTCCGTCGACCGTGGAGTAGTCCCGGGTAATTATGCCAGCGGATGATTTGTCGACGATGAAAACGCTCACCCCCGATTTGTCGCGGCGGTCACCCGATGTGCGCGCCGTAACGATCAGGTGGCTGGCCCAGGGTGCGCCGATCACGACTGCCTTGTGGCCGCTCAGGACATAACCGCTGCCGTCCTTTTTCGCGGTGGTTCCCAGATCCGCATAATCATATCGGCCGCGCGG
This genomic window contains:
- a CDS encoding NAD(P)/FAD-dependent oxidoreductase, translating into MEEVECIVIGAGVVGLACGAAIARSGREVLVLEAESAIGLHASSRNSEVIHAGIYYPQGSLKAKLCRRGKEQLYAYAKDRKLPHKRLGKLIVATCADQIDQLEEIRARAAANGVTDLRMLDRAEAQEMEPAVECHAALHSPSTGIIDSHALMLSLQADLEEAGGMVVLRTPITVCSVESGGFIVETAGKESLRLRARQVVNCAGMMAPQVARQFAGLDASTIPEPHFSIGHYYRLAGPSPCKRLVYPVPEQGGLGVHLTLDLGGQARFGPDVRWIDEIDYRFDDSRADEFVAAIRTYLPGIDRENLSADYTGIRPKIVGPGQPAADFRIDSQKVHGVAGLVNLFGIESPGLTSSLAIADYVAGLLPCRSALPPSSH
- a CDS encoding Crp/Fnr family transcriptional regulator, which gives rise to MDISPSEPTLNFCQACAVRNRAICADLDPGELQALNSIGRRRKVEAGEQLLWEGDDAIVVANVVEGLLKLSTQTAEGKEQILGLAYPSDFLGRPFGEKTPYGVEALTPALVCTFQRTDFDRFAREHPRLEHKLLERTLAELDRTRRWMLLLGRMNAEQKVATFLLEMADRLAPSTCGADVGSLGQMELPLSRQQIADVLGLTIETVSRQLSKMRSENVIDLPSRREVVIVDRGGLEDRSA
- a CDS encoding TolC family protein, translating into MRLLSGSGLLMALGAAIALPASAARAQEQGIQADPAEGLPEPEARPLAIDFTDDPVLALADATADAEAFRTIVVAALEESPTGREARALEEVADARLSEARSAYMPTVDLGVTGFTTLERNFTDDPSNFLERSRPRERVDFNLNYAHTLWDFGAIDASVRSATARLRAAGYDREARTSEVAGDVTSAWTQVFAFQSLERLLEGYLAAQDGLAAAVEKRIERGVSAEGDRARVASLKAQAMVQLAQITRRRASAEARFRQLSGTQAPEGLLRPPILDATQISQEYAALAAETAPQVKSAQAVADARDADADAAGAQRLPRLSARIDSARYGFTEPSRKDYDTRATLDLTWRIFGGGVWERARAAGAEADAADAVADRIREEAIRDAEIAWSDVQALETQLAALEDAYKASRQSRDIVVARFGALRGSLFDVADAQNVYLDAASAYIQALTELDQARYILLLRTGRLLDTLGLEQGTAT
- a CDS encoding type I secretion system permease/ATPase, encoding MSDNTLVEMPDKRIADWLWQPIRRNWRTYSKVAIAAALINLFGLASALFTMTVYDRVVPNSAFGSLLALSIGLGVIILFDFILKLLRAYFVDFAGTRIDQEVGEDAFDRLLAMRLELRRGSTGQLTGMIRELETIRDFFASATLVAVVDLPFIIITLIVVAVIGGWVVLVPALMVPLVVLVGLAAQPALQRIAAKTFGEGLLKQSVLIETVGSIEHVKVSGAHDMLKRRWRDAVQEHSRSNMRQRLISSIGTTFATSAGVISYAGVVIVGVFAVAANNLTLGGLIACSILAGRAIAPLAQISQLVGRITATRTAYRQVRILMEQPSEGPESEPLQPGSTSGSIELRDVTFQYPDTSTPALEKVNLKIEPGEHVALLGRVGSGKSTVARMILGLYPPQQGMVLIDGLDVAQFDPYSMRAQIGSILQEPALFSGSIRENIVLERPFIDDDEMLRASRLSGTDQFVSRIANGYDLKLVDRGEGLSGGQRQSVAIARALAGKPPIVVMDEPSSAMDAQSETGLIERLEGDLKGRTLIVITHRQPLLKLVDRIIILDRGKVIADGPRDAVLAKLAKGGQQP
- a CDS encoding acyl-CoA dehydrogenase family protein, giving the protein MDFNFTEEQEMVRDGLSRLVREQYDWETRRKATESDAGWRPEIWSQLAELGILGMPFSEEDGGFGGGAVDAMVVMEEFGKGLVVEPFVPTVVCAGGFLKHAGTDAQKEDHLSAIIDGSRVFAFAYAEPRGRYDYADLGTTAKKDGSGYVLSGHKAVVIGAPWASHLIVTARTSGDRRDKSGVSVFIVDKSSAGIITRDYSTVDGRRASEIYFENVSVPADALIGEEGAALPLIERVTDEAIAAQCAEACGAMKVAHAMTVEYSRQRKQFGVAIGSFQVLQHRMVDMYTEYEQSVSLTYLATLRLDADETERKRAVSAAKVGVGKAARYIGQEAVQIHGGNGVTDEYAIGHYFKRLTIFDSEFGNIDHHLKRHMALA
- a CDS encoding HlyD family type I secretion periplasmic adaptor subunit produces the protein MNLPIQSQSEPELAGEDPPERHIEDWIDEIEPGRASRWLFWGITLFFILFLLWAAIAEIDRTVRGMGRVVSSSDLQVITSLEGGILEEILVEPGDEVAQGAPLLRLDPTETGANLGSNTSAAEALDMKVARLTAEIGGRAPRYPAPADAEAARQLEVERALYSSRQSALRSALSAGRAQLERARQGVNEAQAAVASRQSTLTRTENELAMVRPLVENGIEPRLSLTRAESDASSARSDLAGARAMLASSQAQVAEANANLARIQQDWREQAASELAIAQAELDSRSSSITALQDRFERTVLRAPTKGLVSRVLVSTRGSAVSPGEPLVELVPGDDTLLIEARIAPQDIGNVRIGQKAKIGITAYDQTVYGSLDGEVTNISADSIQDPQTGEIYYAVRVTAQETLTGPGGQELPIGSGMIADVSLLGDKRTVLQYILTPITRLSETAFRE
- a CDS encoding GNAT family N-acetyltransferase; its protein translation is MEAAAIHLSDIGPDAWDAIPAQPSTPMRQYIWAKAYEETLARGAVKAVVVGPPSKPLAIAPFAEPASGPRRQILLGAEDLWESIEVTAGDEQSQRQLAQLIANSGMPIRLGHHPTDTPFLQLLSQAYRGKGRVIVSTQQARAMPKIKLDASWIEPESHFNSRRRSDFRRMSRKAEALGEVTFEITEPTADNLDALLNEAFDVEASSWKGRSGTAISQDSGIAAFYRNYAHQAAEAGILRLCFVRIDGVAAAMQFAVECDQSFWLIKVGYNDAFKQVSPGNLLMRETIKYAAEKGLGSYEFLGKEAEWTKLWADGARPIATVRAYPYNLRGLAAFCSDCLDFGLKKIRTRLEKHGRKELA